A window of the Lolium perenne isolate Kyuss_39 chromosome 7, Kyuss_2.0, whole genome shotgun sequence genome harbors these coding sequences:
- the LOC127316825 gene encoding GDSL esterase/lipase At1g28600-like: MGLFSAQQKVMASSATMSVLAVVLLLLEVAQPSQADTACYSRLFSFGDSLADTGNHRFVFPNDTVSPGLNLPYGETFFHHATGRCSNGRLIIDFIAHALGLPFVTPYWSGKSVEDFAHGANFAVAGATALSPEFFWERGYAAAEADTVHLDQEMNWFRDLLDLLCPGDLSDCADIMNKSLFLVGEIGGNDYNYPLQSFMPYEMIQSFTLSVVDKISSTITNLIGLGAKTLIVPGNLPIGCLPVYLMAYKSDKKEEYEPETGCIRWLNEFSQYHNKILMDELEKLRKLHPNVSIIYADYYAAAMKIFVSPKHFGIEDPLEACCGGGGPYGVSLSARCGQGEYKVCDDPQNHGSWDGVHPTEAIYEAIANGLLRGSYTKPPISTTTNSCGRHTELLSSVEYKVIYDM; the protein is encoded by the exons ATGGGTTTATTTTCCGCCCAGCAGAAGGTCATGGCTTCCTCTGCCACCATGTCGGTACTGGCGGTGGTGCTACTGCTACTAGAGGTGGCGCAGCCATCGCAGGCGGACACGGCATGCTACTCGCGGCTGTTCAGCTTCGGGGATTCGCTGGCGGACACGGGCAACCACCGCTTCGTCTTCCCCAACGACACTGTGTCTCCCGGGCTCAACCTGCCCTATGGCGAGACCTTCTTCCACCATGCCACCGGCCGCTGCTCGAATGGCCGCCTCATCATCGACTTCATTG CGCACGCGCTAGGGCTGCCGTTCGTGACGCCGTACTGGAGCGGGAAGAGTGTGGAGGACTTCGCCCACGGAGCCAACTTCGCCGTGGCCGGCGCAACAGCGCTGAGCCCGGAATTCTTCTGGGAGAGGGGCTACGCTGCGGCTGAGGCTGACACGGTGCACCTCGACCAGGAGATGAACTGGTTCCGAGACCTACTCGACCTGCTCTGCCCAGGCGATTTATCGG ACTGTGCGGATATAATGAACAAATCTCTGTTCTTAGTTGGAGAAATTGGGGGCAATGACTACAACTACCCTCTCCAATCTTTCATGCCCTATGAGATGATTCAGTCATTCACTCTTAGTGTCGTTGACAAAATTTCTTCCACGATCACT AATTTGATTGGGCTGGGAGCCAAAACATTAATAGTTCCTGGTAACCTCCCGATTGGGTGCTTACCGGTTTACCTAATGGCATACAAGAGTGACAAGAAAGAAGAATATGAGCCAGAGACAGGTTGCATCCGTTGGCTGAACGAATTCTCACAGTATCACAATAAAATTCTTATGGATGAGTTGGAGAAGTTGCGAAAGCTTCATCCTAACGTGTCAATCATCTATGCCGATTACTATGCAGCTGCTATGAAAATATTTGTTTCCCCTAAGCATTTTG GAATTGAGGATCCGTTGGAGGCTTGCTGCGGAGGAGGAGGTCCTTATGGTGTTTCTTTGAGTGCACGTTGTGGACAAGGAGAATACAAGGTGTGTGATGATccacaaaatcatggatcctggGACGGCGTGCATCCCACGGAAGCAATATACGAAGCTATTGCCAATGGCCTGCTAAGAGGTTCATATACTAAGCCTCCAATTTCTACCACCACAAATTCATGTGGAAGACATACTGAGCTTTTGTCTTCTGTTGAATACAAGGTCATCTATGACATGTAA